TAACGGCTTCGCCCAAGCGCCGCTCGTGGATGTCGCTGATCATGACCGTGGCGCCCTCTTCGAGGCAGCGCCGGGCGACGGCGAAGCCGATGCCGGTGCCGGCCGCGGCTGTCACTACCACCCTCTTGCCGGCTAGCAGGTTGTGACCTTCAGTATACCCAGGAGTCGTCGTGCTCATGCCATCATCCTTTGCCGGCCGTGCTACTTCGTCACCCGCGGCTCGCGCGGCAGGCCCAGCGCGCGCTCGGCGATGATGTTGCGCTGGATCTGATTGGTGCCGGCATAGATGGTATCGGAGCGGGTGAACAGGAAGAGCCGCTGCAAGCGAGTCAGCGCGTAGGGCGCCGCCTCGGCAATCTCGGCCTGCGGGCCGAGCACGTCCATCGCCAGCTTGCCCAAGTTGCGGTGCCAAGTGGCCCAGTAGAGCTTGGTGATCATCGCCTCGCGGCTGAGTTCGGCGCCGCCGGCGTGGCTGAACGAACGCAAGGCATTGAAGCGCATGATGCGCAGGCCGATCCAGGCATCGGCCAGACGCTGGCGCAACACCGGCTCGGCGGCGGCGCCGTTGCTCTTGGCGATCGCCAGCACTTGCTCCAGTTCGTTTTGGAAGCTGTGTTGCTGGCCGAGCGTGGAAGCGCCGCGCTCGAAAGCGAGCGTACCCATCGCTACCGCCCAACCGCCGTTGACCTGACCGACGACGTTGGCGGCCGCCGTCTGGGCATTGTCGAAGAACACCTCGCTGAATTCCGACTCGCCGGTGATCTGCACAATCGGGCGAATCTCGACGCCCGGCTGACGCATCGGCACCAGCAGATACGAGATCGCCTTGTGGCTGGGCGCGGCCGGGTCGGTGCGGCAGAGGACGAAACACCAATCGGACCAATGCGCGCCGGAAGTCCAGACCTTCTGGCCATTGATCACCCAGTGGTCGCCCTCGAGCTGCGCTTTGGTCTGCACATTGGCGAGGTCGGAGCCGGCATTCGGTTCGGAATAGCCCTGGCACCACAGCTCTTCGCCTTGGACGATCGGTGGCAGGAAGCGGCGCTTCTGCTCGGCGGTGCCGAAGGCAATGATGGTCGGGCCGAGCAAGGTCTCACCAATGTGGC
This genomic stretch from Deltaproteobacteria bacterium harbors:
- a CDS encoding acyl-CoA dehydrogenase family protein; the encoded protein is MDLRFSEEDEAFRREIAQWLADNLTGEFAQLRGRGGPGDEHALFEERRAWERTMGAAGWACVGWPKEHGGRGLSFTQQVIFYEEYARAGGPGRIGHIGETLLGPTIIAFGTAEQKRRFLPPIVQGEELWCQGYSEPNAGSDLANVQTKAQLEGDHWVINGQKVWTSGAHWSDWCFVLCRTDPAAPSHKAISYLLVPMRQPGVEIRPIVQITGESEFSEVFFDNAQTAAANVVGQVNGGWAVAMGTLAFERGASTLGQQHSFQNELEQVLAIAKSNGAAAEPVLRQRLADAWIGLRIMRFNALRSFSHAGGAELSREAMITKLYWATWHRNLGKLAMDVLGPQAEIAEAAPYALTRLQRLFLFTRSDTIYAGTNQIQRNIIAERALGLPREPRVTK